In Truepera sp., the sequence GTCACGCCGGCGAGCATAGCAGCGCCCGGCAACTCGGCGGCGCGAAAAGAAAAGCCGGCGGAACCGTGCCCGTCGGCCTCATGCTGGTTTGTGCGTGGTGGTCTTCGGCGGCTTAGGCCTCGACCCCTTTGAGTGCGTTGATGCGCTTGGCGAGGCGCGACTTGCGGCGCGCCGCAGTGTTGGCGTGCAGCAGCGACGACTTGATGGCGCGGTCGACCAGGCCCTGGACTACCTTCTGGTACTTGGCGGCCGCATCGAAGTCGCCCGCCTCTGCCGCCGCCACGGCCTTCTTCGTGAAGGTCCGGATGGTGCTCTTCTGCGCGCGGTTGGCTAGGCGACGCACTTCGGCCTGGCGCTGGCGCTTCATGGTTGAAAGGTTGTGTGGCACGTTACTCCTCATTCTTCTTGCTTGGCGCCGGCTGCGGCCGGGAGTTGGGTCTCAAGCTCAAAGGCCCGTTGAGGGCCGACAACTGGCCAATGCTAGCACGGCGTGCGTGACCACTCAAGGCGCCCGGGGCCTGGTAGCGTTCGTAGGATGCTCGACCTGAGCACCGCGCTCTCACTGATTCGAGACACCCTGCTCCTCCAGCCGGGCACCACCGAGTTGCTCCGGCTCGGGGGCGGGGCGCTGCGGCTCGCCTTCTTGGTGCTGCTGGTCGCCGGCCTGTCGGAGGCATTGGGCGAGAGCGTCGTCCTTTTCATAAACCGCGTCTCACCGCGCCGCTTCGTCGTGTCCCTCGTCATCTCCGCAGTCATCTTCGCGGTCACGTACCTCACCTTCGCGCTCAGCGTGTACCTGGTGGCGCGGTATGCGCTCGAGTCCGAAGCGACCTTCTCGTTCGTGGCCGGCATCGTGGCCCTAGGCCAGGCGCCACGGCTTTTCGGCATCCTGGTGTTCCTCCCCTATCTCGGCCTACCGGTCTCCGTGCTGCTCTGGATCTGGAGCATCGGGGCCACCATCCTCGGGGTGGCGGAGGGCCTGAAACTCCGGCCCTTCGAGGCGCTCCTAGCCGTAGCGATCGGTGGCCTGCTCCTGATAACGGCGCAGCGCACCGTCGGCCGGCCGCTCATGGCTCTGGCGCGCTTGGCGCGCAGGCAGGCAGCGGGTGGGAAGCTCGTGACCGACGCGCGGGGCCTGCGGGAACTCGTCGACGCCGATCCGGACCCGGGCCTTGCCGCCCCCAAACCCCCACGCGGTAGACGGGGCGGAATCGCGTGATCGCGCTGGTCATCGGCGTCGTGCTCGGTGCCGTACTGGTGTCGCTACTGCTCTCGCCCATCGAGACGCTCGGTTGGTGGGCGGGCTGGTACGGCGAGGGCCTGGAACACCCGCACGAACAGAGTCACGCTCCCTACAAGAGGATCGGCGGCGACAAGCGTCCCTGGCAGTACGTGGTCTACCTAGACGGCATCGCCAAGGTCGGCGCCGTCAACTACGACGACGTACAAGGCATGCTCGACGGCCTCTCCACGGCACTGCCCAACACCGTCATCCTGGGCGACCTCATGCCCTACTCGGTCCGCAACGTCGGCCTCACGGAGGAGCGGACATTCGCCCGCTTCTGGCGCCGCATGTTCGAGTACAAGGTGGAAGGACGGCGTCCGCTGGTGGCGTTCTCCATCAACATCCGCAACCTCTTCCAGGTGCTGGTGGCTGCCGACCCCCGTTACGGCCGGGTGTACGGTCGCGGTGAGGGTCAGGTCATCCTCACGTCGCTCCTTCGGGCCGGCTACGAGGTCGGCAGCCAGGTCCCCATCACCATCGTCGGTTACAGCGGCGGCGTTCAGATCGGCCTGGCAGCCGCGCCCTTCTTGAAACGCGCTCTGGGCGCACCCCTCGCGATGATCTCCCTGGCGGGCGTGATGGCGAGCGAGCCCGGGCTCGACGTCCTCGACCGGCTCTACCACCTCCAGGGCACGGAGGACCACATTCCGGCCTACGGCCAAGCGCTGTTCCCCGGAAGGTGGCCGATAGTAAGGTCCTCCCACTGGAACCGCCTGAAGAGAGCGGGCAGGCTGGTGAACATCTCGATGGGTCCCATGAAGCACAACGGTGCCGGCAGTTACCTCGACCACGAGTCGTTCATCGACGGCGAAAGTCACCAGGCTCGCACCACCAGGGTGATAGCCGGCATCCTGGCCGACATCTCGCGGCCGGAGGCCGGCCGTCCGGGCATACCCGAGTTTCCCGGCGAGCGGCACACGCGGCCCGGGTGACCTGCCAATTCCGGACTACCGGCCTGGTCCGGTCGCCCCAGGGAAGGCGTGCGCCCGCTTGGCGGGCCCCTACTCGGCACGGTGTCTGCCCTGCAGGGCATGCTCCTGCCCTACGCGGTGTATGCCCCATCACTGTGCCCGCCACTGCATGTCGTATAGTGACCCCCGCTATCCGCTGGCCCTGGGGGGTTCCTGGCTCGTGGTTGGCCAGGAAGGAACACCCTAGTAATGCAAAATGAAGTTTCGTTCGACGGGTTCAACCTAGACCCGCGAGTAGTCATCGGCGTGCGCGCTGCCGGCTACGTAAAGCCCACCCCCATCCAGGAGCAGACGGTTACAGCCGCAATGGCCGGCCGCCACGTCCTGGGTCTCGCGCAAACCGGCACCGGCAAGACCGCAGCCTTCGTGCTGCCCATCCTCCACCGGCTTCTGCTCGGCAGTGGCCCCGAAGGCCAACGCCACGGCGGCCGCGGCAGCCGCCGCGTGATCCGGGCCCTCGTCGTCGCGCCAACACGTGAGCTCGCTGAGCAGATCAACGACGAGTTCCGCACTCTCGGTCAGTCCACCGGTCTGCGCAGCGCCACCGTCTACGGCGGCGTCGGGTTCCAGCCGCAGATCGACGCCCTGCGCGGTCGCG encodes:
- the rpsT gene encoding 30S ribosomal protein S20, with translation MRSNVPHNLSTMKRQRQAEVRRLANRAQKSTIRTFTKKAVAAAEAGDFDAAAKYQKVVQGLVDRAIKSSLLHANTAARRKSRLAKRINALKGVEA